GGGCGGGCCGACTACACGAAGGGCAACCGCTTCCTGGGCGCGACCGACCGCGGCGACATGCCCGCCCACCGGTTCGTCGGGAACGCCGCGCTCGCCGCGCTCACGAAGGTCGCGAGCGGCTACTGGAGCGCTGGCGACCCGCAGAGCGGCTACACCGCCATCTCGCTGCGCGCGCTGGAGGCAGCCGACATCGACGGGATGTACGAGTTCTACGGCTACTGCAACGACCTGCTCGTGAAACTGAACGTCGCCGAGATGCGCGTCGTCGACGTCCCGCGCCCCATCACGTACGGCGAGGAGGAGAGCCACATCAGGTACCGGAGTTACGTCCCGCGGGTCTCCGCGATGCTCGCGCGGAACTTCGGCTGGCGGCTCGGCCGGAAGTACCTCGTCTACGACTTCCACCCGCTCGTCGGTGCGTACGCGGCGGGCGCCGTCGCCTCGACCGCGGGCGCCCTCGGCCTGCTGTGGGCGCTGCCCGGCGTCGGGTCGTTCGCCACGCCCGTGGCGCGCGGCGCAATCGCGCTCGCCTTCCTCCTGCTCGGCGCGCTCGCGTTCGTCGCCGCGATGACGATGGACATGCACGCCAACGCCCACCTCAGCGACAGCGACGACCCCTACGGCCGCGACGCACAGCGAGCGCGCGGGAACCGCGACACGGACGCCGTGCAGGTCGAACTCCCCGCCGCCGAGTGGTCGTCGCTGCTCGACGATGCGTCACCGAACGGGGACGCACCGGAGGCCGCGCGCCGGCTCCGCGAACGCCTCCGCGACCGCGTCGCCGAACCCGACCGCGCGGACTGACGCGGTACGCGGACACTAACTAACTGGGTCGCTAGCGCCGGTTTCGACCATGTTCGGTACGAGCGGCATCCGCGGCGAGTTCGGGACCGACGTGACGGCGGGGCTCGCGCTCCGCGTCGGCCGCGCCGTCGCCTCGGAGGGCTGCGAGCGCGTCGTCGTCGGGCGCGACCCGCGGAAGACCGGGCCCGTGCTCGTCGACGCCGTCTCCGCGGGGCTCCGGGAGTGTGGCGCCGACGTGGTGCGCGTCGGCGAGGTGCCGACGCCGACGGTCGCGCGGTCGGTCGAGTGGTACGACGCGGACGCCGGTATCGCGGTGACGGCGTCCCACAACCCGCCCGCGGACAACGGCCTGAAACTCTGGAGCGCGGACGGCTCTGCGGTCGTCGGCGACGAGCAGGCGGCCGTCGCGGAGCGACTGGAGCGAGACGACTTCCGCCCCCGGCGGTGGGGCGAAATCGGCGGTTCGCGGACGGTGGCGTCGGCGTACCGTCGCCACGTCGCCGCTATCGCTGACGCCGTCACGGTCGACCCGCCGCTCGCCGTCACCGTCGACGTGGGTCACGGGAGCGGCCGCCTCTCGGCGACCGCGCTCCGCAAACTCGGCTGCGAGGTGGAGACGATGAACGCGCTCCCGGACGGCTCGTTCCCGGCGCGCCCGAGCGAACCGACCGCCGAGAACTGCGAGCGCCTCCGGCGCGTCGTCGCGCAGACGGACGCCGACTTCGGGGTCGCCCACGACGGCGACGCGGACCGCGCGCTCGCCGTCACCGAGTCCGGGCGGTTCGTCTCCGGGGACGTGTTGCTCGCGCTGTTCGCGCGCCGAGAGGCCGGTCCGGGCGACCGAGTCGCGGTCCCAATCGACACGAGCGTCGCGGTGCGCGACGAACTCGCGGCGGTCGGCGCGTCCACGACGTTCACGAAGGTCGGGGACGGCCACGTCGCCGCGCGCACCGCCGACGACGACGTGGTGTTCGGCGGCGAGCCGAGCGGCGCGTGGATTTTCCCGGCCCTGTCGCGGTGCCCGGACGGCCCGCTCGCCGCCGCGAAACTCGCCGCGCTGGTCGCCGACCACGGCTCGCTGGACGCGCTCGTCGAGGACGTGAGCTCGGTGCCGATTCGCCGCGAGAGCGTGCGGACCGACGCGAAACGCGACGTCGTCGAGCGCGTGCGCGGCCTCGTCGCCGACCGGTACGCGAACGTCACGAGCGTCGACGGCGTCCGCGTCGACGAGGACGACGGCTGGTTCCTCGTGCGGGCCAGCGGTACCCAGCCTCTCGTCCGCGTCACCGCCGAGGCGCGGGACAGCGACCGGATGCGTGCGCTGTTCGACAGCGCCCGCGACCTGGTGTCGACGGCGGCGCGGTCGGTCGGCGCGGAGACCGAACTCGCCGGCTAGCCGGCAGGTAACAAGGCACTAGGTTCGCGTCGGAGGCGTGCGTATGCAAGCAGTGATTCTCGCGGCCGGCAGGGGACGACGCATGGCGCCGCTGTCGTCGGTCGCGCCGAAACCGATGCTACCGGTGGCCGACCGCCCGCTCGCGGCGCACGTCGCTGACGCGGCGGTCGCCGCGGGCGCCGACGAACTCGTGTTCGTGGTGGGATACGGCGCCGAACACGTCCGCGCGTACTTCGGCGACCGGTACGACGGCGTGCCCGTGGCGTACGCCGAACAGGAGACCCAGTCGGGCACCGCGGACGCGGTGCGCGCGGCCCGCGAGCGCCTCGACGGCCGGTTCGCGGTGCTGAACGGCGACAACGTCTTCGACGCCGCGAGCGTCAGCGAGTTGTTCGCGCACGACGCCGCGGTCGCCGCCCACCGGGTGCCCGACCCCTCCGAGTACGGCGTGCTCTCCACCGAGGACGGGGTGGCGACGGGCATCGTGGAGAAGCCCGACGACCCGCCGACCGACCTCGCGAACGCCGGCGCGTACGTCTTCCCCGAGTCGGCGCTCGACGACCTCGACGTCCCCGCGAGCGAGCGCGGCGAGCGCGAACTCACGGACGTCCTCGCGGCGGTCGTCGCGCGCCGCGACGTGGCGGTCGTCGCGACCGAGGAGTGGCGCGACGTGGCGCGACCGTCGGACCTGCTGGCGGCCAACGACCGCGCGCTCGAAGCGCTCGAACCGCGGACCGAGGCCGTCCCGCCGACGGCGACGGCGCGGGGGACGGTGCGGGTCGCGGACGGCGCCACCGTCGAACCGCGCGCCCGCCTCGACGGCCCCGTGTTCGTCGCGGACGGCGCGACCGTCGGACGGAACGCCGTCCTCGAGGGACCCGTCGT
The nucleotide sequence above comes from Halobacterium litoreum. Encoded proteins:
- a CDS encoding glycosyltransferase family 2 protein; translated protein: MYRGHTTAVVVPAYNEEPFVADTIASVPGFVDRVYVVDDGSTDGTWDEIRRAAASADQRPEATEFAERVVPIQHDANRGVGGAIKTGYLRARTDRIELTAVMGADGQMEPEMLGDLFDPIVEGRADYTKGNRFLGATDRGDMPAHRFVGNAALAALTKVASGYWSAGDPQSGYTAISLRALEAADIDGMYEFYGYCNDLLVKLNVAEMRVVDVPRPITYGEEESHIRYRSYVPRVSAMLARNFGWRLGRKYLVYDFHPLVGAYAAGAVASTAGALGLLWALPGVGSFATPVARGAIALAFLLLGALAFVAAMTMDMHANAHLSDSDDPYGRDAQRARGNRDTDAVQVELPAAEWSSLLDDASPNGDAPEAARRLRERLRDRVAEPDRAD
- the glmU gene encoding bifunctional sugar-1-phosphate nucleotidylyltransferase/acetyltransferase translates to MQAVILAAGRGRRMAPLSSVAPKPMLPVADRPLAAHVADAAVAAGADELVFVVGYGAEHVRAYFGDRYDGVPVAYAEQETQSGTADAVRAARERLDGRFAVLNGDNVFDAASVSELFAHDAAVAAHRVPDPSEYGVLSTEDGVATGIVEKPDDPPTDLANAGAYVFPESALDDLDVPASERGERELTDVLAAVVARRDVAVVATEEWRDVARPSDLLAANDRALEALEPRTEAVPPTATARGTVRVADGATVEPRARLDGPVFVADGATVGRNAVLEGPVVVGPGARIGADATVSSVVLLADAAVGADGSVRGAVVGPDCSVATGARLAGVSGETRTSAAAVVAADASLGGGLRYR
- the glmM gene encoding phosphoglucosamine mutase encodes the protein MFGTSGIRGEFGTDVTAGLALRVGRAVASEGCERVVVGRDPRKTGPVLVDAVSAGLRECGADVVRVGEVPTPTVARSVEWYDADAGIAVTASHNPPADNGLKLWSADGSAVVGDEQAAVAERLERDDFRPRRWGEIGGSRTVASAYRRHVAAIADAVTVDPPLAVTVDVGHGSGRLSATALRKLGCEVETMNALPDGSFPARPSEPTAENCERLRRVVAQTDADFGVAHDGDADRALAVTESGRFVSGDVLLALFARREAGPGDRVAVPIDTSVAVRDELAAVGASTTFTKVGDGHVAARTADDDVVFGGEPSGAWIFPALSRCPDGPLAAAKLAALVADHGSLDALVEDVSSVPIRRESVRTDAKRDVVERVRGLVADRYANVTSVDGVRVDEDDGWFLVRASGTQPLVRVTAEARDSDRMRALFDSARDLVSTAARSVGAETELAG